A single genomic interval of Acidobacteriota bacterium harbors:
- a CDS encoding acylase, which produces MKKILFVLLIASSCLATAAPEKNELARWERRARNVTIVRDDWGIAHVFGKTDADTVFGAMYAQAEDDFNRVETNYINAIGRLAEAEGESKIYQDLRMKLFIDPDAMKSQYTSSPEWLKSLMGAFADGLNYYLFKHAEVKPRVIERFEPWMALTFTEGSIGGDIERVNLKQLEAFYGKTQVSDAFLPDNAEPAEPTGSNGMAIAPSNTLSHHALLLINPHTSFFFRSELQMVSDEGLNAYGAATWGQFFIYQGFNEHTGWMHTSSGVDAIDEYLETVEKKGDRLYYKYGNEERPVVVTEIAVPYKTDHGLATRKFTIYRTHHGPIIGEIGGKWISIRLLQEPVKQLIQSYTRTKTKDYQSFRRTMELQANSSNNTIFADSAGDIAYFHGNFIPKRDTGFDWTKPVDGSNPATEWHGVLSLDETPHLLNPKSGWLYNCNNWPWSAAGPSSPKREDYPAYVETGGESARGLHAIRVLQGTRDFTLDSLIAAAYDSYLTWFEKPIPALVKAWENAADDNPLKARLADEIEVLRKWDLRWSSSSVATSLAVFWGEDVQRRLDIDARKTGLTADTVSAAAPQQLLESFAAASDRLATEFGSWKTPWSEINRYQRLNGDIVQRFADSQPSIPVGFTSSRWGSLASFAARAYPGTKRWYGTSGNSFVAVVEFGDRVRAKAVTAGGESGHPSSPHFNDEATRYSTGNLREVYFYRSQLAGHTEREYHPGT; this is translated from the coding sequence ATGAAGAAAATTCTCTTCGTCCTCCTCATAGCATCATCCTGTCTTGCCACTGCAGCACCGGAAAAAAATGAGCTTGCGCGCTGGGAACGACGGGCACGCAACGTGACCATCGTGAGAGACGATTGGGGAATCGCGCACGTCTTCGGAAAAACCGATGCCGATACCGTGTTTGGAGCGATGTATGCGCAGGCCGAGGACGACTTCAATCGCGTTGAGACTAACTACATCAATGCCATAGGACGGCTCGCGGAAGCAGAAGGTGAGTCAAAGATATACCAGGACCTGCGCATGAAGCTCTTTATCGATCCGGATGCGATGAAGTCGCAATACACATCGAGTCCCGAGTGGCTGAAGAGCCTCATGGGAGCGTTCGCCGACGGACTGAATTACTACCTCTTTAAGCATGCGGAAGTTAAACCGAGAGTCATCGAGCGATTTGAGCCATGGATGGCGCTCACCTTCACCGAAGGAAGCATCGGTGGCGACATAGAGCGGGTGAACCTTAAGCAGCTTGAGGCGTTCTACGGTAAGACCCAAGTGAGTGACGCATTCTTGCCCGACAACGCCGAACCCGCGGAACCGACAGGATCAAACGGAATGGCGATTGCGCCTTCGAACACTCTCAGCCATCACGCTCTGCTGCTGATCAATCCGCACACCTCGTTTTTTTTCCGGTCCGAACTGCAGATGGTGAGCGACGAAGGACTGAATGCCTACGGCGCCGCAACCTGGGGTCAATTCTTCATCTATCAGGGATTCAACGAGCACACTGGCTGGATGCATACTTCGAGTGGCGTTGACGCCATCGACGAGTACCTGGAGACCGTGGAAAAAAAGGGGGATCGGCTCTACTACAAATATGGGAATGAAGAGCGACCTGTCGTGGTAACCGAAATCGCCGTGCCCTATAAAACCGACCACGGTCTAGCCACCAGGAAGTTCACCATTTATCGCACTCACCACGGGCCAATCATCGGCGAGATCGGTGGAAAGTGGATCAGTATCAGGTTGCTGCAGGAACCAGTAAAGCAGCTGATCCAGTCTTATACCCGCACAAAGACGAAGGACTATCAGTCTTTTCGGAGGACGATGGAACTTCAGGCGAACTCGTCGAACAACACCATCTTCGCCGATTCCGCTGGCGACATCGCATATTTCCACGGCAACTTCATCCCAAAACGGGATACCGGCTTCGACTGGACCAAGCCGGTGGACGGAAGCAATCCTGCAACCGAATGGCATGGAGTTCTTTCCCTTGATGAAACGCCGCATCTGCTGAACCCAAAAAGCGGCTGGCTGTATAACTGCAACAATTGGCCATGGTCCGCTGCCGGCCCCAGCAGCCCAAAACGAGAAGACTATCCTGCATACGTGGAAACCGGCGGTGAATCAGCCCGTGGACTGCACGCCATCCGGGTGTTACAGGGAACCAGGGACTTCACTCTCGATTCCCTCATAGCCGCGGCATACGACAGCTATCTGACCTGGTTTGAGAAGCCGATTCCAGCCTTGGTTAAAGCTTGGGAGAATGCGGCTGACGACAATCCCTTGAAAGCCAGATTGGCAGATGAAATCGAAGTTCTGCGCAAGTGGGACCTTCGCTGGTCGAGCTCATCTGTTGCTACATCGTTGGCTGTCTTCTGGGGCGAGGATGTCCAAAGACGATTAGACATTGACGCGCGAAAGACGGGCTTGACTGCCGATACGGTCAGCGCCGCAGCGCCGCAGCAGCTCCTGGAATCATTCGCTGCGGCATCCGACAGACTCGCGACTGAGTTCGGAAGCTGGAAGACTCCCTGGAGCGAGATCAACCGATACCAGCGGCTTAATGGTGACATTGTTCAGCGTTTCGCTGATTCGCAACCTAGCATTCCCGTCGGCTTCACCTCTTCGCGCTGGGGATCGCTGGCGTCCTTCGCAGCACGCGCTTATCCGGGAACAAAGAGGTGGTACGGCACCAGCGGCAACAGCTTTGTTGCAGTTGTGGAATTTGGAGACCGCGTACGCGCCAAAGCGGTCACTGCCGGCGGTGAGAGCGGCCATCCCTCGTCGCCTCATTTCAACGATGAGGCAACGCGCTACAGCACCGGGAACCTGCGCGAAGTCTACTTTTACCGCTCACAATTGGCCGGTCATACCGAGCGCGAATACCACCCGGGGACTTAA
- a CDS encoding ABC transporter permease, with product MLLRDLSVLRREFIAFLIRTVMNPLMFVFVFTYLFPKMGQGFQSPGGVGFGTVILPGLIAVGIFFQGIMATALPLSVEIGATREIHDRVMSPLPVQMVAVEKIVFSAIQSIFAAIVIFPLVYFIPAKQVHVHVANWATLIVVVLLASLVSGAVGLTIGVSVKPQQIGLIFGIIVVPVTFLGCVYYPWGLLAHVRWLQIVVLLNPLVYMSEGLRTALTPSLPHMPVWASLLALTVSLALLTSIGMKGFLARILS from the coding sequence ATGTTGCTGCGCGACCTGAGCGTGCTCCGCCGAGAGTTCATTGCCTTCCTGATTCGCACAGTGATGAACCCGCTGATGTTTGTGTTCGTCTTCACGTATTTGTTCCCCAAAATGGGACAAGGATTCCAAAGCCCTGGTGGAGTTGGCTTTGGCACAGTAATCCTTCCTGGATTAATCGCGGTCGGCATCTTCTTTCAGGGAATCATGGCCACAGCGCTGCCGTTATCGGTTGAGATCGGAGCTACGCGCGAAATTCACGACCGGGTAATGTCACCTTTGCCCGTCCAAATGGTCGCGGTTGAAAAAATCGTGTTCAGCGCGATCCAGAGCATTTTCGCCGCCATTGTGATCTTTCCGCTGGTCTACTTCATTCCGGCCAAACAAGTTCACGTGCACGTTGCTAACTGGGCAACTTTAATAGTAGTCGTGCTGCTGGCTAGTCTCGTCTCAGGCGCAGTCGGTCTGACAATCGGCGTCTCCGTGAAACCGCAGCAGATCGGACTGATCTTCGGCATTATCGTGGTTCCCGTAACGTTTCTAGGCTGCGTCTATTACCCCTGGGGGCTGCTTGCGCACGTACGCTGGCTGCAAATCGTGGTTCTGCTCAATCCCCTCGTCTACATGAGCGAGGGCCTGCGAACCGCATTGACGCCTTCCCTGCCCCATATGCCAGTTTGGGCCAGTCTCTTAGCGCTGACGGTTTCCCTTGCGCTCCTCACATCGATTGGCATGAAAGGATTTCTAGCCAGAATATTGAGCTAG
- a CDS encoding daunorubicin ABC transporter ATP-binding protein, with amino-acid sequence MTTAPIVSIEKLYKTYTGKVPIEAVKSIDLSVATGELFGLLGPNGAGKSTTISVCTTRSLPTSGKVQVAAIDVIAHPAEARRYMGVVPQYNTLDRQCTIWENIYFHCRYFGFGSSQASKRTSELLEMFKLSERGKSFVRELSGGLAQRVQIARAIAHNPTILFLDEPSAGLDPQSRLALWDNIRTLRQQGITILLTTHYMEEADELCDRVAIIDHGKILVCDTPEELKRGVGAQKIFELHLRQADGSALAARLQQLREVASVESFSEGLRVFTTGSDGILPRIVEIAGNNLRDISVNETSLETVFIKLTGRDLRE; translated from the coding sequence GTGACCACTGCACCCATCGTCAGCATCGAAAAGCTTTACAAGACATATACGGGCAAAGTACCGATCGAAGCTGTTAAGAGCATCGATCTAAGCGTCGCGACCGGAGAACTCTTCGGGCTGCTTGGACCAAACGGAGCCGGTAAATCAACCACAATCAGCGTCTGCACCACGCGTTCGCTTCCTACTTCAGGAAAGGTTCAGGTTGCCGCCATCGACGTCATAGCTCATCCCGCTGAAGCGCGTCGTTACATGGGCGTGGTGCCGCAATACAACACCCTCGACCGGCAGTGCACAATCTGGGAGAACATCTACTTCCATTGCCGATATTTCGGCTTCGGCAGCTCGCAAGCGTCCAAACGCACCAGCGAGTTGCTGGAGATGTTCAAGCTCAGTGAACGCGGCAAGTCATTTGTACGGGAGCTCTCAGGTGGCCTCGCGCAACGCGTGCAAATCGCCCGCGCCATCGCTCACAATCCCACAATCCTGTTTCTTGATGAGCCCAGCGCCGGCCTCGACCCGCAATCACGTCTCGCGCTGTGGGACAACATTCGGACGCTTCGGCAACAAGGGATCACCATCCTGCTTACAACGCACTATATGGAAGAAGCCGATGAGCTCTGCGACCGAGTCGCTATCATCGATCATGGAAAGATCCTGGTTTGCGATACTCCCGAAGAACTAAAGCGCGGCGTTGGAGCGCAGAAAATTTTTGAGCTGCATCTGCGTCAGGCCGATGGCTCTGCCCTCGCGGCTCGCTTGCAGCAACTACGGGAAGTGGCCTCGGTCGAAAGCTTCTCCGAAGGCCTTCGCGTATTTACCACAGGCAGTGACGGAATTTTGCCCCGCATCGTGGAGATTGCTGGAAATAATCTCCGCGACATCTCGGTAAACGAAACCTCATTGGAGACGGTCTTTATCAAGCTCACGGGGAGGGACCTGCGTGAATAG